CAACTAGCATTCCCTTACCAGAAATACCGGAATTCGACGATCCAGATTGTCTGATGGTTCCGATTCCGGCTCATTTCCAGGCGCATTTCACCATCTGCAACGAAAACACGATGGATGTGTTTCACGGGTTTTTACACAAAAATCTCCAAGGTTGGTTTGACCCCGTGCTGACTAGCTTGAAGACAACAGAATCATCGGTTCATGCCGATTATCGAGTGTCTTATAAGGGAGTCATGACGAAAATTCTGGGTTTGAGCGATCGCGGTGATGAGGTGACAACCCGGACTGTCACGCTCCATTACCAATATCCCCACTACCACAGTTCTCTAGAGGGGGTTTCCTCTTTATACCTGATGCGATCGCCTATGGGAGCAACAGAAACCAAATCGTTTACCTTGATGTTTCTGCGGCTGAATTTACCTAAGTGGTTGGTGCAGCCGTTCAAACCCCTGATTTCTGCTTATATCTGGCGCTTTCTATTTTCCAAGTTTCTCGATCAAGATATCGAAATGATGGAGAGCGAGCAACGCACTTATTCAAACAACCCCCAACGTCGCTATGTAGAGATTAATCCGGCAATTATTGCCTTGCAAAAGGTCATGATGCGGCAATACGAGCAATATCGCCGCAAAACCCTGTCTTCCCAACTTTCAGGGAACCAGCAGGGGGAATCGCTGTCTTAATCGGCAGCGATCTCTTCTAGTCGGGTATAGTCAAGCTAATTTATTATCAATCGCATGAAGCAATTATCTCGTCAATACAGTCAAAGATCGCTGGCTCGATCGCTAGGAATGGTATAGTGCTGGCAAAATGTCTTATTCATAGACTCAATTAAGCTGCCCGAGCCGGCAGGAAATGACAACCTGGATAGTCTAAAAATTACCTAACCAGGGAAAATATTAATAATGTTTAGCCAGACGCACAAAGCTATCTGGGAATTTCAGGTGAGGGGAGTAAATTCGTGCAAGTAGTCAAAGAGTACGTTCAGCGCTTATATGACAGCGGGCTAGCCCCCGACGAGTTCATTTGTCATCGCCGTCAGGGTAATTTAGTTGAAATCGAAGAAGGAGCAACGGGCAAGCGGCAAAATGTCTTGACATTCTGCACCAATGATGTATTGGGACTGGTGCAGAACGAAGCCGTGCAGCAAGCGGCAATTGATGCGATCTTGCAATACGGTACTTCTAATAGTGGAACCTCAGTTTTAAACGGTCGCATTGACTTACACCGTCAACTCGAAGCAGAAATCTCTGCTTTTAAGCATCTGCCCCACACCCAGCTATTTTTGAATGCTTGGATGGCAATGCAAGCCTTGATGGATGCTTTTTGTCATCTCGCCATTCCCGTACCAGGATTTCAAAATACGCGAGAGACTCTGATCCTGACGGACGTACTCAACCACGGCTGTATTGTCTCGGCTGTTGTCAATGCCGGGACTCGCTCTGGAAAAGTCTTCAG
This window of the Chroococcidiopsis thermalis PCC 7203 genome carries:
- a CDS encoding aromatic ring-hydroxylating oxygenase subunit alpha; translation: MELATTLTSQTVQNAIREIGINPDYWYPVGWANKLQPGHIMPVTIWKQAIAVFRDTDGQLHALDDACAHKGVALHKGQIQGKHLLCPYHGWEFNGAGQCVKIPYLPETHKLPCAQVRSYPVREKYNLIWIFPGDASLATSIPLPEIPEFDDPDCLMVPIPAHFQAHFTICNENTMDVFHGFLHKNLQGWFDPVLTSLKTTESSVHADYRVSYKGVMTKILGLSDRGDEVTTRTVTLHYQYPHYHSSLEGVSSLYLMRSPMGATETKSFTLMFLRLNLPKWLVQPFKPLISAYIWRFLFSKFLDQDIEMMESEQRTYSNNPQRRYVEINPAIIALQKVMMRQYEQYRRKTLSSQLSGNQQGESLS